Proteins co-encoded in one Leptidea sinapis chromosome 16, ilLepSina1.1, whole genome shotgun sequence genomic window:
- the LOC126968817 gene encoding uncharacterized protein LOC126968817 isoform X1, with the protein MLGVTLFVLSHIVGCQFTKENTTSEDSTVTPYYVLSTGAQAPIMLRLGNSTIDSSKAFKVPQPTQDSNDIQTQIPHVVGVKNTYFDHDRRYGPTFEDVPVGNITKITVQLGEDAHLNCRISLLQDKTVSWVRRRGRDEMPELLTVGAVTYAADNRVTVAKRYPGNWRLLIREVKPEDEGVYECQISTHPPRVSRTYLHVNTPQVWVVDEAGSPLLEKYYEAESTLALVCRARYVDTPAVLTWLHESRALNSDTSRGGISVKTEQVSGGADSVLRLARVNSSDAGNYTCAVRGARPHTVAVHVLNEESLAELHASARSLQPPTRTFMSLYLIAVAISQPSLYQITIVFVTILHNFRAQGLLNLINEQFTVLLLPT; encoded by the exons AAAACACGACATCAGAAGACTCAACGGTTACACCGTACTACGTGTTGAGCACCGGAGCTCAAGCACCGATCATGCTGCGCCTGGGGAACTCCACCATCGATAGCAGCAAGGCATTCAAGGTGCCGCAGCCGACCCAGGACTCCAACGACATTCAGACCCAGATACCACACGTGGTTGGTGTGAAGAACACATACTTCGACCACGACCGTCGGTACGGGCCCACGTTCGAGGATGTTCCCGTAGGCAATATCACGAAAATAACTGTGCAGTTGGGAGAAGACGCACATTTGAATTGCAGGATCAGTCTCCTGCAGGATAAGACA gTTTCATGGGTCAGAAGAAGAGGAAGGGATGAAATGCCAGAACTTCTAACAGTGGGTGCAGTGACTTACGCTGCAGACAATAGGGTGACTGTGGCAAAACGGTATCCAGGAAACTGGAGGCTACTTATCAGGGAGGTGAAACCTGAAGATGAAGGTGTCTACGAGTGCCAGATATCCACACACCCACCCAGAGTCAGCAGGACATATCTACATGTTAATA ccCCGCAAGTGTGGGTCGTAGACGAAGCCGGCTCGCCACTTCTGGAGAAGTACTATGAAGCGGAGTCTACCCTGGCGCTGGTCTGCCGTGCTAGATACGTGGATACACCAGCTGTTCTCACGTGGCTGCATGAGAGCCGAGCACTCAACTCGGATACGTCTAGAGGAGGAATAAG TGTGAAGACAGAGCAAGTCTCTGGCGGAGCAGACAGTGTACTGCGTCTGGCGCGAGTGAACAGCAGTGACGCCGGGAACTACACGTGCGCGGTCCGAGGAGCGAGGCCCCACACTGTCGCCGTGCATGTACTCAACG AAGAAAGCCTAGCCGAGCTCCATGCCAGTGCCAGATCCTTACAACCTCCAACAAGAACCTTCATGTCACTGTATCTCATAGCAGTCGCTATATCCCAGCCATCGTTATATCAAATAACAATCGTGTTCGTAACAATTTTACATAACTTTAGGGCCCAAggtttacttaatttaattaatgaacaATTTACAGTACTATTACTGCCTACGTGA
- the LOC126968817 gene encoding uncharacterized protein LOC126968817 isoform X2, with product MLGVTLFVLSHIVGCQFTKENTTSEDSTVTPYYVLSTGAQAPIMLRLGNSTIDSSKAFKVPQPTQDSNDIQTQIPHVVGVKNTYFDHDRRYGPTFEDVPVGNITKITVQLGEDAHLNCRISLLQDKTVSWVRRRGRDEMPELLTVGAVTYAADNRVTVAKRYPGNWRLLIREVKPEDEGVYECQISTHPPRVSRTYLHVNTPQVWVVDEAGSPLLEKYYEAESTLALVCRARYVDTPAVLTWLHESRALNSDTSRGGISVKTEQVSGGADSVLRLARVNSSDAGNYTCAVRGARPHTVAVHVLNESLAELHASARSLQPPTRTFMSLYLIAVAISQPSLYQITIVFVTILHNFRAQGLLNLINEQFTVLLLPT from the exons AAAACACGACATCAGAAGACTCAACGGTTACACCGTACTACGTGTTGAGCACCGGAGCTCAAGCACCGATCATGCTGCGCCTGGGGAACTCCACCATCGATAGCAGCAAGGCATTCAAGGTGCCGCAGCCGACCCAGGACTCCAACGACATTCAGACCCAGATACCACACGTGGTTGGTGTGAAGAACACATACTTCGACCACGACCGTCGGTACGGGCCCACGTTCGAGGATGTTCCCGTAGGCAATATCACGAAAATAACTGTGCAGTTGGGAGAAGACGCACATTTGAATTGCAGGATCAGTCTCCTGCAGGATAAGACA gTTTCATGGGTCAGAAGAAGAGGAAGGGATGAAATGCCAGAACTTCTAACAGTGGGTGCAGTGACTTACGCTGCAGACAATAGGGTGACTGTGGCAAAACGGTATCCAGGAAACTGGAGGCTACTTATCAGGGAGGTGAAACCTGAAGATGAAGGTGTCTACGAGTGCCAGATATCCACACACCCACCCAGAGTCAGCAGGACATATCTACATGTTAATA ccCCGCAAGTGTGGGTCGTAGACGAAGCCGGCTCGCCACTTCTGGAGAAGTACTATGAAGCGGAGTCTACCCTGGCGCTGGTCTGCCGTGCTAGATACGTGGATACACCAGCTGTTCTCACGTGGCTGCATGAGAGCCGAGCACTCAACTCGGATACGTCTAGAGGAGGAATAAG TGTGAAGACAGAGCAAGTCTCTGGCGGAGCAGACAGTGTACTGCGTCTGGCGCGAGTGAACAGCAGTGACGCCGGGAACTACACGTGCGCGGTCCGAGGAGCGAGGCCCCACACTGTCGCCGTGCATGTACTCAACG AAAGCCTAGCCGAGCTCCATGCCAGTGCCAGATCCTTACAACCTCCAACAAGAACCTTCATGTCACTGTATCTCATAGCAGTCGCTATATCCCAGCCATCGTTATATCAAATAACAATCGTGTTCGTAACAATTTTACATAACTTTAGGGCCCAAggtttacttaatttaattaatgaacaATTTACAGTACTATTACTGCCTACGTGA